A genomic stretch from Alosa sapidissima isolate fAloSap1 chromosome 3, fAloSap1.pri, whole genome shotgun sequence includes:
- the LOC121706249 gene encoding exocyst complex component 7-like isoform X6, which yields MSNKNKITRVEEIETSLKQDKTLLSFITDALERNAQLHMKMDSVFFSLYGKLESMENKIMPMYEESQRLKQLDLKTDLTLAELDSVISHYNIRETTAWIISQGPTGRLKNYLDCLDQIKRAMEYFEEVIPEGPELKALRQTKNSAKAQLLCEFKRLLLRCSNPASPTDILNLIDEEEVLGTQKEDVGIPSNLLQDMVPISTWFVEDCSSFDCWLEDIDEADEAFMWKGVKKLKTRSLDRDTCRSPHKKRTASWLTNKLKTRSLDRPSNLGPLPRRKEDSKLRELPDIIEEESPLTLASNQSRRKTRSLDRLESPNTFKAPFPGSPFTRKTVSWVIGKKKTRSLERHPGFEPVHGLFSGRPQRVVNIFTTYSKARSCRLHRSLKDFKGHLRKTSVSFTSLHSLSSSSSSSSYSSSSSSLSSFRGSLARIFKRLGKEGWSDINIDCYSQCLKAFSLLASVEFSALARVFPQIHWKKTFDPLVQEALDVLIEEGEYIVFAVRHAVNAYHVYDALLTLLRALYTLKAAQPSINKVLEVVLFLSQLVQLKSTAELFQVPASREPGSETPDDITCLRPFISEVLEQIFLSLENMATTYDDPSLRAIFLFNNYNFIHKSILRAQLRGLWEEGADAPQAVWESRTEEQKQKYLQSWLAVIEYLKDEGIPPVQPGSELKEKECRLIKGKFKSFNDSLEELLRAQREWAIPDPDQREALSRGQVYVVGQAYRAFLQRYEQVNFTRHPQKYNQYSPEELDEMIERFFDTLI from the exons atgagcaacaaaaacaagataACACGTGTAGAAGAAATCGAGACAAGTCTCAAACAG GATAAAACATTACTCTCTTTCATCACTGATGCCCTGGAACGGAATGCCCAACTCCACATGAAAATG GACTCCGTCTTCTTTTCACTATATGGTAAACTGGAGAGCATGGAGAACAAAATCATGCCAATGTATGAGGAATCACAGAGGTTAAAACAGCTGGATCTTAAAACAGACCTAACCCTGGCAGAGTTAGATTCTGTCATTTCTCATTACAACATCAGGGAGACCACGGCATGGATCATTAGTCAAGG CCCCACAGGACGACTGAAAAATTATCTGGACTGCTTAGACCAGATCAAGAGAGCCATGGAGTATTTTGAGGAAGTTATCCCTGAGGGTCCTGAGCTAAAAGCACTG AGGCAGACCAAGAATTCAGCCAAGGCACAGCTGCTGTGTGAATTCAAGAGGTTGTTGCTAAGGTGCAGTAACCCCGCCTCTCCAACTGACATCCTGAACCTGATTGACGAAGAGGAGGTGTTGGGCACTCAGAAAGAGGATGTGGGCATCCCCAGTAATCTACTGCAGGACATGGTGCCAATCTCCACCTGGTTTGTGGAGGACTGCTCCAGCTTTG ATTGTTGGCTAGAGGACATTGACGAGGCTGACGAGGCTTTCATGTGGAAGGGTGTGAAAAAACTGAAAACTAGGTCACTAGACCGAGACACTTGCAGAAGTCCCCACAAGAAGAGAACAGCATCATGGTTAACCAACAAGTTGAAGACCCGCTCATTGGACCGACCCTCAAACCTGGGGCCTTTACCTCGCCGCAAGGAAGACT CTAAACTCCGTGAACTCCCAGACATCATTGAAGAGGAGAGTCCGCTTACTTTGGCAAGCAATCAGAGTAGACGGAAGACACGGTCTCTTGATCGCTTAGAATCACCAAACACTTTTAAGGCACCTTTCCCTGGAAGCCCCTTCACAAGGAAGACAGTGTCATGGGTGATAGGCAAGAAGAAGACCCGCTCACTAGAGCGACACCCAGGTTTCGAGCCTGTGCATGGCCTGTTCAGTGGAAGGCCTCAGCGAGTAGTCA ACATCTTTACTACATATTCCAAGGCACGATCATGTCGCTTGCACCGCTCTCTTAAGGATTTCAAAGGTCACTTGCGGAAGACAAGCGTTTCCTTCACAAGCCTGCActccttgtcctcctcctcctcctcctcctcatattCCTCTTCGTCTTCCTCACTCAGCTCTTTCAGGGGCAGCCTAGCGAGGATCTTCAAGAGACTAG GGAAGGAGGGTTGGAGTGACATCAACATTGATTGCTACAGTCAGTGCCTCAAAGCCTTCAGTCTTCTGGCCAGTGTGGAGTTCTCTGCCCTTGCCAGAGTCTTTCCTCAGATTCACTGGAAAAAGACCTTTGACCCACTGGTGCAG GAAGCTTTAGATGTACTGATTGAGGAAGGGGAGTACATCGTCTTTGCTGTGCGCCATGCCGTGAATGCTTACCATGTTTATGACGCCCTGCTGACGCTCCTCCGTGCCCTTTACACCCTCAAGGCTGCACAGCCCAGCATCAACAAGGTGCTGGAG GTCGTTCTCTTTCTAAGCCAGCTGGTCCAGTTGAAGTCAACAGCAGAGCTTTTCCAGGTTCCAGCTTCCAGGG AACCAGGCAGTGAGACCCCAGATGATATCACATGTCTGAGACCATTCATTT CTGAGGTGCTCGAGCAGATCTTCCTGAGTCTGGAGAACATGGCCACCACATACGATGACCCTTCCCTAAGAGCCATCTTCCTGTTCAACAactacaacttcattcacaaatCTATTTTGAG GGCTCAGCTGAGAGGGCTGTGGGAGGAAGGCGCTGATGCACCACAGGCTGTGTGGGAGAGCAGGACGGAGGAGCAGAAGCAGAAATATCTCCAAAG CTGGTTGGCGGTTATTGAATACCTGAAGGATGAAGGGATTCCTCCTGTACAACCAGGCTCTGAG CTAAAAGAAAAAGAGTGCCGCTTGATCAAAGGAAAATTTAAG AGTTTTAACGACAGCCTAGAGGAGCTGCTTAGGGCACAGAGGGAGTGGGCCATCCCTGACCCGGACCAGCGAGAGGCCCTCTCTAGGGGCCAGGTCTATGTGGTGGGACAGGCCTATAGGGCCTTTCTGCAGCG
- the LOC121706249 gene encoding exocyst complex component 7-like isoform X1 — translation MSNKNKITRVEEIETSLKQDKTLLSFITDALERNAQLHMKMDSVFFSLYGKLESMENKIMPMYEESQRLKQLDLKTDLTLAELDSVISHYNIRETTAWIISQGPTGRLKNYLDCLDQIKRAMEYFEEVIPEGPELKALRQTKNSAKAQLLCEFKRLLLRCSNPASPTDILNLIDEEEVLGTQKEDVGIPSNLLQDMVPISTWFVEDCSSFDCWLEDIDEADEAFMWKGVKKLKTRSLDRDTCRSPHKKRTASWLTNKLKTRSLDRPSNLGPLPRRKEDSKLRELPDIIEEESPLTLASNQSRRKTRSLDRLESPNTFKAPFPGSPFTRKTVSWVIGKKKTRSLERHPGFEPVHGLFSGRPQRVVNIFTTYSKARSCRLHRSLKDFKGHLRKTSVSFTSLHSLSSSSSSSSYSSSSSSLSSFRGSLARIFKRLGKEGWSDINIDCYSQCLKAFSLLASVEFSALARVFPQIHWKKTFDPLVQEALDVLIEEGEYIVFAVRHAVNAYHVYDALLTLLRALYTLKAAQPSINKVLEYTTNETKDKLPNLIESMGAFAQQALDKYPGRIMEEWNKKREMPEDGTVHELTSNVVLFLSQLVQLKSTAELFQVPASREPGSETPDDITCLRPFISEVLEQIFLSLENMATTYDDPSLRAIFLFNNYNFIHKSILRAQLRGLWEEGADAPQAVWESRTEEQKQKYLQSWLAVIEYLKDEGIPPVQPGSELKEKECRLIKGKFKSFNDSLEELLRAQREWAIPDPDQREALSRGQVYVVGQAYRAFLQRYEQVNFTRHPQKYNQYSPEELDEMIERFFDTLI, via the exons atgagcaacaaaaacaagataACACGTGTAGAAGAAATCGAGACAAGTCTCAAACAG GATAAAACATTACTCTCTTTCATCACTGATGCCCTGGAACGGAATGCCCAACTCCACATGAAAATG GACTCCGTCTTCTTTTCACTATATGGTAAACTGGAGAGCATGGAGAACAAAATCATGCCAATGTATGAGGAATCACAGAGGTTAAAACAGCTGGATCTTAAAACAGACCTAACCCTGGCAGAGTTAGATTCTGTCATTTCTCATTACAACATCAGGGAGACCACGGCATGGATCATTAGTCAAGG CCCCACAGGACGACTGAAAAATTATCTGGACTGCTTAGACCAGATCAAGAGAGCCATGGAGTATTTTGAGGAAGTTATCCCTGAGGGTCCTGAGCTAAAAGCACTG AGGCAGACCAAGAATTCAGCCAAGGCACAGCTGCTGTGTGAATTCAAGAGGTTGTTGCTAAGGTGCAGTAACCCCGCCTCTCCAACTGACATCCTGAACCTGATTGACGAAGAGGAGGTGTTGGGCACTCAGAAAGAGGATGTGGGCATCCCCAGTAATCTACTGCAGGACATGGTGCCAATCTCCACCTGGTTTGTGGAGGACTGCTCCAGCTTTG ATTGTTGGCTAGAGGACATTGACGAGGCTGACGAGGCTTTCATGTGGAAGGGTGTGAAAAAACTGAAAACTAGGTCACTAGACCGAGACACTTGCAGAAGTCCCCACAAGAAGAGAACAGCATCATGGTTAACCAACAAGTTGAAGACCCGCTCATTGGACCGACCCTCAAACCTGGGGCCTTTACCTCGCCGCAAGGAAGACT CTAAACTCCGTGAACTCCCAGACATCATTGAAGAGGAGAGTCCGCTTACTTTGGCAAGCAATCAGAGTAGACGGAAGACACGGTCTCTTGATCGCTTAGAATCACCAAACACTTTTAAGGCACCTTTCCCTGGAAGCCCCTTCACAAGGAAGACAGTGTCATGGGTGATAGGCAAGAAGAAGACCCGCTCACTAGAGCGACACCCAGGTTTCGAGCCTGTGCATGGCCTGTTCAGTGGAAGGCCTCAGCGAGTAGTCA ACATCTTTACTACATATTCCAAGGCACGATCATGTCGCTTGCACCGCTCTCTTAAGGATTTCAAAGGTCACTTGCGGAAGACAAGCGTTTCCTTCACAAGCCTGCActccttgtcctcctcctcctcctcctcctcatattCCTCTTCGTCTTCCTCACTCAGCTCTTTCAGGGGCAGCCTAGCGAGGATCTTCAAGAGACTAG GGAAGGAGGGTTGGAGTGACATCAACATTGATTGCTACAGTCAGTGCCTCAAAGCCTTCAGTCTTCTGGCCAGTGTGGAGTTCTCTGCCCTTGCCAGAGTCTTTCCTCAGATTCACTGGAAAAAGACCTTTGACCCACTGGTGCAG GAAGCTTTAGATGTACTGATTGAGGAAGGGGAGTACATCGTCTTTGCTGTGCGCCATGCCGTGAATGCTTACCATGTTTATGACGCCCTGCTGACGCTCCTCCGTGCCCTTTACACCCTCAAGGCTGCACAGCCCAGCATCAACAAGGTGCTGGAG TACACAACCAACGAAACCAAGGACAAGTTGCCCAATCTCATTGAGTCCATGGGAGCTTTTGCTCAGCAAGCTTTGGATAAGTATCCCGGTAGAATTATG GAAGAGTGGAATAAGAAAAGAGAGATGCCTGAGGATGGGACAGTTCATGAGCTGACCAGCAAT GTCGTTCTCTTTCTAAGCCAGCTGGTCCAGTTGAAGTCAACAGCAGAGCTTTTCCAGGTTCCAGCTTCCAGGG AACCAGGCAGTGAGACCCCAGATGATATCACATGTCTGAGACCATTCATTT CTGAGGTGCTCGAGCAGATCTTCCTGAGTCTGGAGAACATGGCCACCACATACGATGACCCTTCCCTAAGAGCCATCTTCCTGTTCAACAactacaacttcattcacaaatCTATTTTGAG GGCTCAGCTGAGAGGGCTGTGGGAGGAAGGCGCTGATGCACCACAGGCTGTGTGGGAGAGCAGGACGGAGGAGCAGAAGCAGAAATATCTCCAAAG CTGGTTGGCGGTTATTGAATACCTGAAGGATGAAGGGATTCCTCCTGTACAACCAGGCTCTGAG CTAAAAGAAAAAGAGTGCCGCTTGATCAAAGGAAAATTTAAG AGTTTTAACGACAGCCTAGAGGAGCTGCTTAGGGCACAGAGGGAGTGGGCCATCCCTGACCCGGACCAGCGAGAGGCCCTCTCTAGGGGCCAGGTCTATGTGGTGGGACAGGCCTATAGGGCCTTTCTGCAGCG
- the LOC121706249 gene encoding exocyst complex component 7-like isoform X7, translated as MSNKNKITRVEEIETSLKQDKTLLSFITDALERNAQLHMKMDSVFFSLYGKLESMENKIMPMYEESQRLKQLDLKTDLTLAELDSVISHYNIRETTAWIISQGPTGRLKNYLDCLDQIKRAMEYFEEVIPEGPELKALRQTKNSAKAQLLCEFKRLLLRCSNPASPTDILNLIDEEEVLGTQKEDVGIPSNLLQDMVPISTWFVEDCSSFDCWLEDIDEADEAFMWKGVKKLKTRSLDRDTCRSPHKKRTASWLTNKLKTRSLDRPSNLGPLPRRKEDSKLRELPDIIEEESPLTLASNQSRRKTRSLDRLESPNTFKAPFPGSPFTRKTVSWVIGKKKTRSLERHPGFEPVHGLFSGRPQRVVNIFTTYSKARSCRLHRSLKDFKGHLRKTSVSFTSLHSLSSSSSSSSYSSSSSSLSSFRGSLARIFKRLGKEGWSDINIDCYSQCLKAFSLLASVEFSALARVFPQIHWKKTFDPLVQEALDVLIEEGEYIVFAVRHAVNAYHVYDALLTLLRALYTLKAAQPSINKVLELVQLKSTAELFQVPASREPGSETPDDITCLRPFISEVLEQIFLSLENMATTYDDPSLRAIFLFNNYNFIHKSILRAQLRGLWEEGADAPQAVWESRTEEQKQKYLQSWLAVIEYLKDEGIPPVQPGSELKEKECRLIKGKFKSFNDSLEELLRAQREWAIPDPDQREALSRGQVYVVGQAYRAFLQRYEQVNFTRHPQKYNQYSPEELDEMIERFFDTLI; from the exons atgagcaacaaaaacaagataACACGTGTAGAAGAAATCGAGACAAGTCTCAAACAG GATAAAACATTACTCTCTTTCATCACTGATGCCCTGGAACGGAATGCCCAACTCCACATGAAAATG GACTCCGTCTTCTTTTCACTATATGGTAAACTGGAGAGCATGGAGAACAAAATCATGCCAATGTATGAGGAATCACAGAGGTTAAAACAGCTGGATCTTAAAACAGACCTAACCCTGGCAGAGTTAGATTCTGTCATTTCTCATTACAACATCAGGGAGACCACGGCATGGATCATTAGTCAAGG CCCCACAGGACGACTGAAAAATTATCTGGACTGCTTAGACCAGATCAAGAGAGCCATGGAGTATTTTGAGGAAGTTATCCCTGAGGGTCCTGAGCTAAAAGCACTG AGGCAGACCAAGAATTCAGCCAAGGCACAGCTGCTGTGTGAATTCAAGAGGTTGTTGCTAAGGTGCAGTAACCCCGCCTCTCCAACTGACATCCTGAACCTGATTGACGAAGAGGAGGTGTTGGGCACTCAGAAAGAGGATGTGGGCATCCCCAGTAATCTACTGCAGGACATGGTGCCAATCTCCACCTGGTTTGTGGAGGACTGCTCCAGCTTTG ATTGTTGGCTAGAGGACATTGACGAGGCTGACGAGGCTTTCATGTGGAAGGGTGTGAAAAAACTGAAAACTAGGTCACTAGACCGAGACACTTGCAGAAGTCCCCACAAGAAGAGAACAGCATCATGGTTAACCAACAAGTTGAAGACCCGCTCATTGGACCGACCCTCAAACCTGGGGCCTTTACCTCGCCGCAAGGAAGACT CTAAACTCCGTGAACTCCCAGACATCATTGAAGAGGAGAGTCCGCTTACTTTGGCAAGCAATCAGAGTAGACGGAAGACACGGTCTCTTGATCGCTTAGAATCACCAAACACTTTTAAGGCACCTTTCCCTGGAAGCCCCTTCACAAGGAAGACAGTGTCATGGGTGATAGGCAAGAAGAAGACCCGCTCACTAGAGCGACACCCAGGTTTCGAGCCTGTGCATGGCCTGTTCAGTGGAAGGCCTCAGCGAGTAGTCA ACATCTTTACTACATATTCCAAGGCACGATCATGTCGCTTGCACCGCTCTCTTAAGGATTTCAAAGGTCACTTGCGGAAGACAAGCGTTTCCTTCACAAGCCTGCActccttgtcctcctcctcctcctcctcctcatattCCTCTTCGTCTTCCTCACTCAGCTCTTTCAGGGGCAGCCTAGCGAGGATCTTCAAGAGACTAG GGAAGGAGGGTTGGAGTGACATCAACATTGATTGCTACAGTCAGTGCCTCAAAGCCTTCAGTCTTCTGGCCAGTGTGGAGTTCTCTGCCCTTGCCAGAGTCTTTCCTCAGATTCACTGGAAAAAGACCTTTGACCCACTGGTGCAG GAAGCTTTAGATGTACTGATTGAGGAAGGGGAGTACATCGTCTTTGCTGTGCGCCATGCCGTGAATGCTTACCATGTTTATGACGCCCTGCTGACGCTCCTCCGTGCCCTTTACACCCTCAAGGCTGCACAGCCCAGCATCAACAAGGTGCTGGAG CTGGTCCAGTTGAAGTCAACAGCAGAGCTTTTCCAGGTTCCAGCTTCCAGGG AACCAGGCAGTGAGACCCCAGATGATATCACATGTCTGAGACCATTCATTT CTGAGGTGCTCGAGCAGATCTTCCTGAGTCTGGAGAACATGGCCACCACATACGATGACCCTTCCCTAAGAGCCATCTTCCTGTTCAACAactacaacttcattcacaaatCTATTTTGAG GGCTCAGCTGAGAGGGCTGTGGGAGGAAGGCGCTGATGCACCACAGGCTGTGTGGGAGAGCAGGACGGAGGAGCAGAAGCAGAAATATCTCCAAAG CTGGTTGGCGGTTATTGAATACCTGAAGGATGAAGGGATTCCTCCTGTACAACCAGGCTCTGAG CTAAAAGAAAAAGAGTGCCGCTTGATCAAAGGAAAATTTAAG AGTTTTAACGACAGCCTAGAGGAGCTGCTTAGGGCACAGAGGGAGTGGGCCATCCCTGACCCGGACCAGCGAGAGGCCCTCTCTAGGGGCCAGGTCTATGTGGTGGGACAGGCCTATAGGGCCTTTCTGCAGCG
- the LOC121706249 gene encoding exocyst complex component 7-like isoform X3 — protein MSNKNKITRVEEIETSLKQDKTLLSFITDALERNAQLHMKMDSVFFSLYGKLESMENKIMPMYEESQRLKQLDLKTDLTLAELDSVISHYNIRETTAWIISQGPTGRLKNYLDCLDQIKRAMEYFEEVIPEGPELKALRQTKNSAKAQLLCEFKRLLLRCSNPASPTDILNLIDEEEVLGTQKEDVGIPSNLLQDMVPISTWFVEDCSSFDCWLEDIDEADEAFMWKGVKKLKTRSLDRDTCRSPHKKRTASWLTNKLKTRSLDRPSNLGPLPRRKEDSKLRELPDIIEEESPLTLASNQSRRKTRSLDRLESPNTFKAPFPGSPFTRKTVSWVIGKKKTRSLERHPGFEPVHGLFSGRPQRVVNIFTTYSKARSCRLHRSLKDFKGHLRKTSVSFTSLHSLSSSSSSSSYSSSSSSLSSFRGSLARIFKRLGKEGWSDINIDCYSQCLKAFSLLASVEFSALARVFPQIHWKKTFDPLVQEALDVLIEEGEYIVFAVRHAVNAYHVYDALLTLLRALYTLKAAQPSINKVLEYTTNETKDKLPNLIESMGAFAQQALDKYPGRIMLVQLKSTAELFQVPASREPGSETPDDITCLRPFISEVLEQIFLSLENMATTYDDPSLRAIFLFNNYNFIHKSILRAQLRGLWEEGADAPQAVWESRTEEQKQKYLQSWLAVIEYLKDEGIPPVQPGSELKEKECRLIKGKFKSFNDSLEELLRAQREWAIPDPDQREALSRGQVYVVGQAYRAFLQRYEQVNFTRHPQKYNQYSPEELDEMIERFFDTLI, from the exons atgagcaacaaaaacaagataACACGTGTAGAAGAAATCGAGACAAGTCTCAAACAG GATAAAACATTACTCTCTTTCATCACTGATGCCCTGGAACGGAATGCCCAACTCCACATGAAAATG GACTCCGTCTTCTTTTCACTATATGGTAAACTGGAGAGCATGGAGAACAAAATCATGCCAATGTATGAGGAATCACAGAGGTTAAAACAGCTGGATCTTAAAACAGACCTAACCCTGGCAGAGTTAGATTCTGTCATTTCTCATTACAACATCAGGGAGACCACGGCATGGATCATTAGTCAAGG CCCCACAGGACGACTGAAAAATTATCTGGACTGCTTAGACCAGATCAAGAGAGCCATGGAGTATTTTGAGGAAGTTATCCCTGAGGGTCCTGAGCTAAAAGCACTG AGGCAGACCAAGAATTCAGCCAAGGCACAGCTGCTGTGTGAATTCAAGAGGTTGTTGCTAAGGTGCAGTAACCCCGCCTCTCCAACTGACATCCTGAACCTGATTGACGAAGAGGAGGTGTTGGGCACTCAGAAAGAGGATGTGGGCATCCCCAGTAATCTACTGCAGGACATGGTGCCAATCTCCACCTGGTTTGTGGAGGACTGCTCCAGCTTTG ATTGTTGGCTAGAGGACATTGACGAGGCTGACGAGGCTTTCATGTGGAAGGGTGTGAAAAAACTGAAAACTAGGTCACTAGACCGAGACACTTGCAGAAGTCCCCACAAGAAGAGAACAGCATCATGGTTAACCAACAAGTTGAAGACCCGCTCATTGGACCGACCCTCAAACCTGGGGCCTTTACCTCGCCGCAAGGAAGACT CTAAACTCCGTGAACTCCCAGACATCATTGAAGAGGAGAGTCCGCTTACTTTGGCAAGCAATCAGAGTAGACGGAAGACACGGTCTCTTGATCGCTTAGAATCACCAAACACTTTTAAGGCACCTTTCCCTGGAAGCCCCTTCACAAGGAAGACAGTGTCATGGGTGATAGGCAAGAAGAAGACCCGCTCACTAGAGCGACACCCAGGTTTCGAGCCTGTGCATGGCCTGTTCAGTGGAAGGCCTCAGCGAGTAGTCA ACATCTTTACTACATATTCCAAGGCACGATCATGTCGCTTGCACCGCTCTCTTAAGGATTTCAAAGGTCACTTGCGGAAGACAAGCGTTTCCTTCACAAGCCTGCActccttgtcctcctcctcctcctcctcctcatattCCTCTTCGTCTTCCTCACTCAGCTCTTTCAGGGGCAGCCTAGCGAGGATCTTCAAGAGACTAG GGAAGGAGGGTTGGAGTGACATCAACATTGATTGCTACAGTCAGTGCCTCAAAGCCTTCAGTCTTCTGGCCAGTGTGGAGTTCTCTGCCCTTGCCAGAGTCTTTCCTCAGATTCACTGGAAAAAGACCTTTGACCCACTGGTGCAG GAAGCTTTAGATGTACTGATTGAGGAAGGGGAGTACATCGTCTTTGCTGTGCGCCATGCCGTGAATGCTTACCATGTTTATGACGCCCTGCTGACGCTCCTCCGTGCCCTTTACACCCTCAAGGCTGCACAGCCCAGCATCAACAAGGTGCTGGAG TACACAACCAACGAAACCAAGGACAAGTTGCCCAATCTCATTGAGTCCATGGGAGCTTTTGCTCAGCAAGCTTTGGATAAGTATCCCGGTAGAATTATG CTGGTCCAGTTGAAGTCAACAGCAGAGCTTTTCCAGGTTCCAGCTTCCAGGG AACCAGGCAGTGAGACCCCAGATGATATCACATGTCTGAGACCATTCATTT CTGAGGTGCTCGAGCAGATCTTCCTGAGTCTGGAGAACATGGCCACCACATACGATGACCCTTCCCTAAGAGCCATCTTCCTGTTCAACAactacaacttcattcacaaatCTATTTTGAG GGCTCAGCTGAGAGGGCTGTGGGAGGAAGGCGCTGATGCACCACAGGCTGTGTGGGAGAGCAGGACGGAGGAGCAGAAGCAGAAATATCTCCAAAG CTGGTTGGCGGTTATTGAATACCTGAAGGATGAAGGGATTCCTCCTGTACAACCAGGCTCTGAG CTAAAAGAAAAAGAGTGCCGCTTGATCAAAGGAAAATTTAAG AGTTTTAACGACAGCCTAGAGGAGCTGCTTAGGGCACAGAGGGAGTGGGCCATCCCTGACCCGGACCAGCGAGAGGCCCTCTCTAGGGGCCAGGTCTATGTGGTGGGACAGGCCTATAGGGCCTTTCTGCAGCG